The following coding sequences lie in one Treponema sp. OMZ 790 genomic window:
- a CDS encoding radical SAM protein has product MEYEGRICRPPMERSSFMLPVMVGCSYNKCKFCNLFRSIKYRELPLSQIEEELIRVKNLNGNLSKIFLGDGSAFNLKTEHLLKILNLIHKYFPDCNCINMDATITGILQKNDAELARLYTHGIRTLYIGIESGLEDVLLFMNKDHTRAEAERTISKIQEHGYSFGAHIMTGIAGKDRSIENAEATAEFLNRTKPIRVVNFSMFLHKEVPLYKDIRAGKYQAASETENLIEEKRLIELLGNEVCPIFYDGFHDYREFRVRGSLPKDREKMLKHIQAKIESYKPMQNDYAFVNGECTPSLEKSDGTGKVWKTA; this is encoded by the coding sequence ATGGAATATGAAGGTAGAATTTGCAGGCCTCCTATGGAAAGGTCTTCTTTTATGCTTCCGGTAATGGTCGGCTGCTCATATAATAAGTGTAAGTTTTGTAATTTATTCCGCAGTATAAAGTATAGGGAACTGCCTCTTTCGCAAATTGAAGAGGAGCTTATACGCGTAAAAAATTTAAACGGGAACCTTTCTAAAATTTTTTTAGGGGACGGAAGCGCTTTTAATTTAAAAACGGAACATCTTTTAAAAATATTAAATTTAATTCATAAATATTTTCCCGATTGTAATTGCATAAACATGGATGCAACAATCACAGGCATTTTGCAAAAAAACGATGCCGAATTGGCAAGATTATATACTCACGGAATTAGAACTCTTTATATCGGAATAGAAAGCGGCTTGGAAGATGTGCTTTTATTTATGAATAAGGATCACACAAGGGCCGAGGCCGAAAGGACAATCTCTAAAATACAAGAACACGGCTATTCTTTCGGGGCACACATTATGACGGGCATAGCAGGAAAAGACAGAAGCATAGAAAATGCCGAGGCGACGGCAGAGTTTTTAAATAGAACGAAGCCCATCCGTGTTGTAAATTTTTCGATGTTTCTCCACAAAGAAGTTCCGCTTTACAAAGATATAAGGGCGGGAAAATATCAGGCTGCAAGCGAGACGGAAAATCTTATAGAAGAAAAAAGATTAATCGAGCTTTTAGGCAATGAGGTCTGCCCTATTTTTTATGACGGCTTCCATGACTATCGGGAGTTTAGGGTAAGAGGCTCTCTTCCTAAGGATAGAGAAAAGATGCTTAAACACATCCAAGCCAAAATCGAAAGCTACAAGCCTATGCAAAACGATTACGCCTTTGTAAACGGGGAATGTACGCCCTCTCTCGAGAAATCGGACGGCACAGGCAAGGTATGGAAAACCGCCTAA
- a CDS encoding MATE family efflux transporter: MTTNLKPAVNLKSVFSDKSFLKNLFIIAVPIILQNFISSFVNILDTIMIGRLGTVELAAVGLGNQLFFLLNLILYGIGSGGMVFTAQFWGKKDFNGLQKTFAISLIVAVFFSTLFTLACTIFPKEILSLYSKDAAVIEKGVDYLSISAFCFLPFAVNFIFMITLRSIEKVRVAVAATLVSLFVNLILNAVLIFGLFGFPALGVKGAAVATVASRAAELLILFSVTKKKKYPILGKLKNHFDFDLKFIRQYFTIVMPVLINESLWSLGITFHHKIFAGIGTFAYASYNITNTVSMLTWVIFIGFGNGVSVLIGKKIGEKNYDEAKTYAVKVSIFVPFVAIFVGAMLIPISYLTPIFFNVEKIVLETVMKLFIILACCYPLKAFNMCMLVGILRAGGDTRFGIICDTAVMWCVSIPLAYSLSVYTSIPAWGIYICLFSEEPFKALLGLWRIRSGKWLRSVTD, encoded by the coding sequence ATGACTACGAATTTAAAACCGGCTGTAAATTTAAAATCGGTATTTTCCGATAAATCTTTTTTAAAAAATTTATTTATAATTGCCGTGCCCATAATATTGCAAAACTTTATAAGCTCCTTTGTAAATATTTTAGACACCATAATGATAGGCCGGCTCGGAACTGTCGAACTTGCGGCGGTAGGCCTCGGCAATCAATTATTCTTTTTATTGAATTTGATTTTATACGGAATAGGTTCGGGCGGTATGGTTTTTACTGCACAGTTTTGGGGCAAAAAAGATTTTAACGGCTTACAAAAAACATTTGCAATCTCCCTCATTGTTGCAGTTTTTTTCAGTACCCTCTTTACCTTGGCCTGCACTATTTTCCCGAAAGAAATTTTATCCCTCTACTCAAAGGATGCAGCGGTAATCGAAAAGGGCGTGGACTACCTGAGTATTTCTGCCTTTTGTTTTTTGCCCTTTGCCGTGAACTTTATTTTTATGATTACTCTGCGCTCTATCGAAAAGGTAAGGGTCGCAGTTGCGGCAACCCTCGTTTCTCTTTTTGTAAACTTAATCTTAAACGCCGTTTTGATTTTCGGCTTGTTCGGTTTTCCTGCCCTCGGAGTTAAGGGAGCCGCTGTTGCAACAGTCGCCTCCCGGGCTGCAGAGCTTTTGATTCTTTTTTCGGTAACAAAGAAAAAGAAATATCCCATACTCGGAAAGCTCAAAAATCATTTTGACTTTGACCTTAAATTTATAAGGCAATATTTTACGATAGTTATGCCTGTTTTAATAAACGAGTCCTTATGGTCTTTGGGTATCACCTTTCACCATAAGATATTTGCAGGAATCGGAACCTTTGCCTATGCCTCCTATAATATCACAAACACCGTTTCGATGTTGACATGGGTTATCTTTATAGGCTTCGGAAACGGAGTCAGCGTTTTGATAGGCAAAAAAATCGGAGAGAAAAATTATGATGAGGCAAAAACTTATGCGGTAAAGGTTTCAATCTTTGTTCCCTTTGTTGCAATTTTTGTCGGAGCTATGTTAATTCCGATTTCTTATTTAACTCCCATTTTCTTTAATGTAGAAAAAATAGTCTTAGAGACCGTAATGAAGCTCTTTATAATTTTAGCCTGCTGTTATCCCTTAAAAGCCTTTAATATGTGCATGCTTGTCGGTATTCTGAGAGCAGGCGGAGATACACGATTCGGAATAATCTGCGACACGGCAGTTATGTGGTGTGTTTCTATTCCCTTGGCCTATTCCTTATCGGTTTACACTTCTATTCCGGCATGGGGAATTTATATTTGCCTTTTTAGTGAAGAACCCTTTAAGGCTCTTTTAGGCCTTTGGAGAATCCGTTCAGGTAAATGGCTCCGCTCTGTTACGGATTGA